In Lagopus muta isolate bLagMut1 chromosome 6, bLagMut1 primary, whole genome shotgun sequence, one DNA window encodes the following:
- the RASSF10 gene encoding ras association domain-containing protein 10, with the protein MEPEERKISVWICQEEKLISGLSRRTTCSDVVRVLLEDSHHRRQRPAPPEPGGGMLSGPPHSYCIVEKWRGFERILPNKTKILRLWVAWGDEQENVRFVLVRSEASLPNAGPRSAEARVVLSRERPGHGLGAARASLALTQERQRRVVRKAFRKLAKINKKRQQPLAREASSAERMETLVHLVLSQDHTIRQQIQRLRELDREIDRYEAKIHLDRMKRHGVNYVQDTYLVGAGGEEPGREAQPAAGRPEDDYARKCEEVLQLQEQRAQQEELLEHLAAEIQEELNERWMKRRRDELELAAGPGLAEADCHTTELSGGGEGELQLEHERVKTQLSTSLYIGLKLSTDLEAVKSDLDCTQRAWEARERELQRLLETLGTLDVAEAAAEPRGAAGGGWPDPGLRKDRADNDEDSDTGLSSMHSQDSDSVPVCESLV; encoded by the coding sequence ATGGAGCCCGAGGAGCGGAAGATCTCGGTGTGGATCTGCCAGGAAGAGAAGCTGATCTCGGGGCTTTCCCGGCGCACCACCTGCTCGGACGTGGTGCGCGTGTTGCTGGAGGACAGCCACCACCGGCGGCAGCGGCCGGCGCCGCCCGAGCCCGGCGGCGGGATGCTGTCGGGGCCGCCGCACTCCTACTGCATCGTGGAGAAGTGGCGCGGGTTCGAGCGCATCCTGCCCAACAAGACGAAGATCCTGCGGCTGTGGGTGGCGTGGGGCGACGAGCAGGAGAACGTGCGCTTCGTGCTGGTGCGCAGCGAGGCCTCGCTGCCCAACGCGGGTCCGCGCAGCGCCGAGGCGCGGGTGGTGCTGAGCAGGGAGCGGCCCGGCCAcggcctgggggcggcccgCGCCAGCCTGGCGCTCACGCAGGAGCGGCAGCGGCGGGTGGTGCGGAAAGCCTTCCGCAAGCTGGCCAAGATCAACAAGAAGCGGCAGCAGCCGCTGGCCCGGGAGGCCTCCTCGGCCGAGAGGATGGAGACGCTGGTGCACCTGGTGCTCTCGCAGGACCACACCATACGGCAGCAGATCCAGCGGCTGCGAGAGCTGGACCGCGAGATCGACCGCTACGAGGCCAAGATCCACCTGGACCGCATGAAGCGGCACGGCGTCAACTACGTGCAGGACACCTACCTGGTGGGCGCCGGCGGCGAGGAGCCGGGACGGGAGGCGCAGCCCGCCGCCGGCCGCCCCGAGGACGACTACGCCAGGAAGTGCgaggaggtgctgcagctgcaggagcagcgggcacagcaggaagagctgctggagcacctGGCCGCCGAGATCCAGGAGGAGCTCAACGAGCGCTGGATGAAGCGGCGGCGGGACGAGCTGGAGCTGGCGGCGGGGCCCGGCTTGGCCGAGGCGGACTGTCACACCACCGAGCTGAGCGGCGGCGGCGAGGGcgagctgcagctggagcacgAGCGGGTCAAGACGCAGCTGAGCACTAGCCTCTACATCGGCCTCAAGCTCAGCACGGACCTAGAGGCCGTCAAAAGCGACCTGGACTGCACGCAGCGGGCTTGGGAGGCCCGCGAGCGGGAGCTGCAGCGGCTGCTGGAGACGCTGGGCACTCTGGACGTGGCGGAGGCGGCGGCTGAGccgcgcggggcggcggggggcggctgGCCGGATCCGGGGCTGCGCAAGGACCGCGCCGACAACGACGAGGACTCGGACACGGGGCTGAGCTCCATGCACAGCCAGGACTCGGACTCGGTGCCCGTCTGCGAGTCCCTCGTGTAG